In Palaemon carinicauda isolate YSFRI2023 chromosome 38, ASM3689809v2, whole genome shotgun sequence, a single window of DNA contains:
- the LOC137630113 gene encoding uncharacterized protein, protein MDLSTDSSNSGSNIVTLEPYIRYENNDKKTLEKKRESVRNDDSTQRYRKIEVLPGHNEVVNYEHFFILEFENGRNERLNVFKANREIVNLCGGQPKSLPQGNGSLLIETLSPLQGERLKTLATLDGHCVKCISHPTFNQSRGVIYASELLDIEEKEIEDELKSQGVVKVVRMRKRVGEQRIPLATLIITFDQCRLPNVIKAGWLSLKVKPYIPSQLRCYHCQMYGHLSQKCKEKVNNKPAVCANCGKSSHGVCRENPNCIHCGEAHPATSKSCIKFIFEKEIQAIRTMERVTFKEARKRALEKQIRPGQPFSMVLKKNLSNHTDEKYISTSNMKKQMKVVKEVESPIENLCPEIV, encoded by the coding sequence atggacctcagcacagacagctccaactcggggtCTAACAtagtaacgttggaaccttatattcgttatgaaaataatgataagaaaacactagagaagaagagagagagtgtgagaaatgatgatagtacccaaagatatagaaaaatagaagtattacctggtcacaatgaagtagtgaattatgaacatttttttatcttagaatttgaaaacggaagaaatgagcgtttaaatgttttcaaagctaacagagaaatagtcaatttatgtggagggcagccaaaaagtttaccccaaggaaatggaagtctcttgatagagacactgtccccattacaaggtgaaaggttaaaaacactggcaacattggatggtcattgtgtaaaatgcatttcgcaccctactttcaaccagagtagaggtgtgatatatgcttcagaattgctagatatagaggaaaaagaaattgaggatgaactgaaaagtcaaggagtagttaaagtagtcagaatgagaaagagagttggagaacaacgtattcctcttgctactttgattataacatttgatcaatgtagattaccaaatgttattaaggctggttggctatcgttgaaggtgaaaccttatatcccttcacaattgcgatgttatcattgccaaatgtatggtcatttaagccagaaatgcaaagaaaaagtaaataataagccagctgtttgtgctaactgtggaaaaagtagccatggagtatgcagagaaaaccctaattgcatacattgtggggaggcacatccagctacatctaaaagctgcattaagtttatttttgaaaaagaaattcaggccattaggaccatggaaagggttacttttaaagaggctcgtaaaagagctcttgaaaagcagataagaccagggcaacctttttcaatggttctgaagaaaaacttgtcaaaccacactgACGAAAaatatatctctacttctaatatgaagaaacaaatgaaagtagttaaagaggttgaaagtcccatcgaaaatctatgtccagaaattgtataa